In the genome of Nocardioides seonyuensis, one region contains:
- a CDS encoding flavohemoglobin expression-modulating QEGLA motif protein, translated as MGSSVLSAGDRAVDHALAQLSASMRFLLEITPVDAEDVREDFLGGDVEEPEFAYRSLEVDPDVVAAELERIDVGSVEDTTLAHLLRAKHREMELQVEMLRARDTDDFLGLSIELYGGVSPALNRQAEALLAAVPASEPAGDVLDAEDFLQLALDEIDRYREQDPEIEMHAEIRPDVNGVMVSGDTLLVGPESAVQRVRAEALLHHEVGTHLVTQVNGSAQQVKVLGAGLAGYDETQEGMAVLAEIACGGLTAFRLRQLAGRVLTVHRLVSGATFAEAHDALVDAGFPEHSAFTTVMRAYRSGGVTKDAIYLRGLVDLLEHVRGGGSLELLCLGKFSLADLPLVTELDEKGVLEPARISPRYLTDPAALDRIAAAADTDELDQLLEGTP; from the coding sequence ATGGGCTCTTCGGTGCTCAGTGCCGGCGATCGGGCGGTGGACCACGCGCTCGCCCAGCTCTCGGCAAGCATGCGGTTCCTCCTCGAGATCACGCCCGTCGACGCCGAGGACGTCCGCGAGGACTTCCTCGGCGGCGACGTCGAGGAGCCGGAGTTCGCCTATCGCAGCCTCGAGGTCGACCCGGACGTGGTGGCCGCGGAGCTGGAGAGGATCGACGTCGGCTCCGTCGAGGACACCACCCTGGCGCACCTGCTGCGGGCCAAGCACCGCGAGATGGAGCTCCAGGTGGAGATGCTGCGCGCCCGCGACACCGACGACTTCCTCGGCCTCAGCATCGAGCTGTACGGCGGCGTCTCGCCCGCGCTGAACCGTCAGGCCGAGGCGCTGCTGGCGGCCGTGCCCGCCTCGGAACCGGCCGGTGACGTCCTCGACGCCGAGGACTTCCTCCAGCTCGCGCTCGACGAGATCGACCGCTACCGGGAGCAGGACCCCGAGATCGAGATGCACGCCGAGATCCGGCCGGACGTCAACGGGGTCATGGTCTCCGGCGACACGCTCCTGGTGGGGCCCGAGTCGGCCGTCCAGCGGGTCCGGGCCGAGGCGCTGCTCCACCACGAGGTCGGCACCCACCTCGTCACCCAGGTCAACGGCTCCGCCCAGCAGGTGAAGGTGCTCGGCGCCGGGCTGGCGGGCTACGACGAGACCCAGGAGGGGATGGCCGTGCTCGCCGAGATCGCCTGCGGCGGTCTCACGGCCTTCCGCCTGCGCCAGCTCGCGGGTCGCGTGCTCACGGTGCACCGGCTGGTGTCGGGCGCGACGTTCGCCGAGGCGCACGACGCCCTGGTGGATGCGGGCTTCCCCGAGCACAGCGCCTTCACGACCGTCATGCGCGCCTACCGCTCGGGAGGGGTCACGAAGGACGCCATCTACCTGCGGGGCCTGGTGGACCTGCTCGAGCACGTGCGCGGCGGCGGGAGTCTGGAACTGCTCTGCCTGGGTAAGTTCTCACTGGCAGACCTGCCCCTGGTGACCGAGCTGGACGAGAAGGGTGTGCTCGAGCCCGCCCGCATCTCGCCGCGCTACCTGACAGACCCCGCCGCGCTCGACCGGATCGCGGCGGCGGCCGACACCGATGAGCTCGACCAGCTCCTGGAAGGGACACCATGA